A window of Xiphophorus hellerii strain 12219 chromosome 19, Xiphophorus_hellerii-4.1, whole genome shotgun sequence contains these coding sequences:
- the d2hgdh gene encoding D-2-hydroxyglutarate dehydrogenase, mitochondrial isoform X1: MKGKYRRMRNERLRFFLWLLSTPPRSVFSVMLGVFQTRQKLRTSPRLLSRAGLPPVDLQVQLLLRGRCPQSATFSRELHLGPGGSASSPAAAPQRLPFSRVTVEDLTFFRKTLPGRAITDPDLVQSSNEDWLKSVRGSSEVLLRPQTTQEVSQILSYCQSRNLAVNPQGGNTGLVGGSVPVYDEIILSTSLMNNILSFDKISGILTCQAGCVLENLSLYLEERDYIMPLDLGAKGSCQIGGNVATNAGGLRLLRYGSLRGTVLGLEVVLADGQVLDCLSTLRKDNTGYDLKQLFIGSEGTLGVITAVSILCPQKPKSVNVVFLGCETFDQLLKSFQLCKGMLGEILSAFEFLDSECMRLLNTHLKLANPISDCPFYIVIETSGSDSDHDSQKLHNFLEEAMTSLLVTDGTVATEESKIKMLWSMRERVTEALTHDGFTYKYDISLPVERIYQLVTDMRQHLGERARSVVGYGHVGDGNLHLNITSSAKDPALLASIEPFVYEWTAKFQGSISAEHGLGLKKRNYIYYSKSRPTVAVMGKMKMLLDPKGILNPYKTLPDDLK; this comes from the exons ATGAAGGGAAAATACAGACGCATGCGAAATGAACGCTTACG ttttTTTCTGTGGCTTCTATCCACACCTCCTCGTTCCGTCTTCTCAGTCATGTTAGGAGTTTTCCAGACGAGGCAAAAGCTGAGGACATCGCCGAGACTCCTGTCCAGAGCGGGACTCCCACCTGTTGACCTCCAGGTGCAGCTTCTTCTCAGGGGCCGCTGTCCACAAAGTGCGACCTTCTCCCGTGAGCTTCACCTCGGACCAGGTGGATCCGCGTCGTCACCGGCCGCTGCCCCACAGAGGCTGCCTTTCTCCAGGGTAACTGTGGAGGATTTGACCTTTTTCAGGAAGACACTGCCAGGCAGGGCCATCACTGACCCAGACCTGGTGCAGTCCAGTAATGAGGACTGGCTGAAGTCTGTGAGAG GATCAAGTGAAGTGTTGCTGAGACCTCAGACAACACAGGAAGTGTCACAAATTCTCAG TTACTGTCAAAGTCGCAACCTGGCAGTGAACCCTCAAGGAGGTAATACTGGTCTAGTCGGTGGCAGCGTGCCTGTGTATGACGAGATCATCCTCTCCACCTCTCTCATGAACAACATACTTTCCTTTGATAAAATCTCTG GTATTCTGACCTGTCAGGCAGGTTGTGTGTTGGAGAACTTGTCCCTCTACCTGGAGGAGAGAGACTACATCATGCCACTGGATCTTGGAGCAAAGGGCAGCTGCCAGATCGGGGGCAACGTGGCAACCAACGCAGGCGGCCTGCGGCTGCTCCGATACGGCTCCCTGCGCGGGACTGTGCTAGGCCTGGAAGTT GTGCTGGCAGATGGACAGGTGCTGGACTGTTTGTCCACGCTGCGGAAGGATAACACAGGATATGACCTCAAGCAGCTGTTCATTGGTTCAGAGGGCACTTTGGGCGTCATCACTGCGGTCTCCATCCTTTGCCCTCAAAAGCCAAAATCCGTTAATGTTGTTTTCCTGG GCTGTGAAACCTTTGACCAACTGCTGAAAAGCTTTCAGCTCTGCAAAGGCATGCTGGGAGAAATCCTGTCAGCCTTCGAGTTCCTGGATAGTGAGTGTATGAGGCTGCTGAACACACACCTGAAGCTGGCCAATCCTATCTCTG ATTGCCCCTTTTACATTGTCATCGAAACATCTGGATCTGACTCAGACCACGACTCACAGAAGCTCCACAACTTTTTAGAGGAAGCAATGACATCGTTATTAGTTACAGATGGTACTGTAGCAACCGAGGAATCAAAAATAAAG ATGCTGTGGTCAATGCGTGAACGTGTCACCGAGGCGCTGACTCACGACGGCTTCACCTACAAGTACGACATCTCCCTTCCGGTGGAGCGGATCTACCAGCTGGTGACGGACATGAGGCAGCATTTGGGAGAGCGAGCCAGGAGCGTGGTGGGATACGGACACGTAG GTGACGGCAACCTCCACCTTAACATCACCTCTTCTGCAAAGGATCCCGCCCTGCTGGCGTCCATTGAGCCGTTCGTCTACGAATGGACGGCCAAATTTCAGGGCAGCATCAGCGCAGAACATGGACTGGGCCTTAAAAAGAGGAATTACATCTATTACAGTAAATCAAGGCCAACTGTGGCCGTCATGGGTAAAATGAAGATGTTGCTGGACCCCAAAGGTATCCTGAACCCGTATAAGACTTTACCAGATGATCTAAAGTGA
- the acvr1l gene encoding activin receptor type-1, translating to MDLGSFHVLLLLLLQALQASAEDSEGHLMCLCEGSKCPQTPECRGTRCFSSIKVSGGEVLLEHGCFKERLQCFTAPSFHQAVHCCSKHMCNGNTTRSFLMSLLISAPEGEPVRYRVETLALFVLAPVVVLVLLSVVSVLACRRLHRGRLQRLQEFDTEQGDGLITSNVGDSTLADLLDHSCTSGSGSGLPFLVQRTVARQISLVECVGKGRYGEVWRGQWQGENVAVKIFSSRDEKSWFRETEIYNTVMLRHENILGFMASDMTSRNSSTQLWLITQYHENGSLYDYLQRVAVETSEGLAMAASIANGLVHLHTEIFGTEGKPAIAHRDLKSKNILVTKELRCCIADLGLAVTHTQADNLLDVGNNPKVGTKRYMAPEVLDETIQTDCFDAYKRVDIWAFGLVLWEIARRTYSNGIVEEYRPPFYDQVPNDPSFEDMRKVVCVEQQRPFIPNRWFSDPTLSALVKLMKECWYQNPSARLTALRIKKTLDKIHSSLEKGKES from the exons ATGGATCTTGGCAGTTTCCACGtccttctgctgctcctcctgcagGCTCTACAGGCATCAGCTGAGGACTCAG AAGGACACCTGATGTGTCTCTGCGAAGGCTCCAAATGTCCTCAGACCCCAGAGTGTCGAGGCACCCGGTGCTTCTCCTCGATTAAAGTGAGCGGCGGCGAGGTGTTGCTGGAGCATGGCTGTTTTAAAGAGCGACTGCAGTGCTTCACGGCGCCGTCCTTCCATCAGGCCGTCCACTGCTGCTCCAAGCACATGTGCAACGGAAACACCACCAGGAGCTTCCTGATGTCGCTTCTTATATCAG CCCCTGAAGGGGAACCGGTTCGGTACCGGGTGGAGACGTTGGCTCTCTTTGTGCTCGCCCCAgtggtggttctggtcctgcTGTCTGTGGTGTCGGTTCTGGCCTGCAGGAGGCTCCACCGTGGCCGCCTCCAGCGACTGCAAGAGTTTGACACTGAGCAGGGAGATGGTCTCATCACCTCCAATGTGGGAGACAGCACTTTAGCT GATCTTTTGGATCACTCGTGCACTTCAGGCAGTGGTTCAGGTCTTCCCTTCCTCGTCCAGAGAACTGTAGCCAGGCAGATCAGCCTGGTGGAGTGTGTTG GTAAGGGGCGATATGGAGAGGTGTGGCGCGGTCAGTGGCAAGGGGAGAACGTTGCCGTGAAAATCTTTTCCTCCAGAGACGAAAAGTCTTGGTTCAGGGAGACGGAGATCTACAACACTGTGATGCTAAGGCATGAGAACATTCTTG GATTTATGGCGTCCGACATGACTTCTCGAAACTCCAGCACTCAGCTGTGGCTCATCACTCAATACCATGAAAACGGCTCGCTGTACGACTACCTGCAGCGAGTTGCGGTGGAGACATCGGAGGGCTTGGCGATGGCGGCGTCAATCGCCAACGGCCTGGTTCACCTGCACACCGAGATCTTTGGCACCGAGGGAAAACCGGCCATTGCACACCGAGACCTGAAGAGCAAAAACATCCTGGTGACCAAGGAGCTGCGCTGCTGCATTGCAGACCTTG GGCTGGCTGTGACACACACTCAGGCTGACAACCTGCTGGATGTGGGCAACAATCCCAAGGTTGGCACCAAACGCTATATGGCACCTGAAGTGCTGGATGAAACCATTCAGACCGACTGCTTCGACGCCTACAAGAGGGTTGACATATGGGCCTTCGGACTGGTGCTGTGGGAGATAGCGAGGCGCACGTACAGCAACG GTATCGTCGAAGAGTACAGACCTCCCTTTTACGATCAGGTGCCAAACGACCCCAGCTTTGAGGACATGAGGAAAGTAGTGtgtgtggagcagcagaggccTTTCATTCCTAATCGCTGGTTTTCAGATCCg ACACTCTCTGCTCTGGTTAAGCTGATGAAGGAGTGTTGGTACCAGAACCCTTCTGCCAGACTCACAGCGCTGCGCATCAAGAAGACCCTTGATAAGATCCACAGCTCCCTGGAGAAGGGCAAGGAGTCATGA
- the d2hgdh gene encoding D-2-hydroxyglutarate dehydrogenase, mitochondrial isoform X3 has product MKGKYRRMRNERLRFFLWLLSTPPRSVFSVMLGVFQTRQKLRTSPRLLSRAGLPPVDLQVQLLLRGRCPQSATFSRELHLGPGGSASSPAAAPQRLPFSRVTVEDLTFFRKTLPGRAITDPDLVQSSNEDWLKSVRGSSEVLLRPQTTQEVSQILSYCQSRNLAVNPQGGNTGLVGGSVPVYDEIILSTSLMNNILSFDKISGILTCQAGCVLENLSLYLEERDYIMPLDLGAKGSCQIGGNVATNAGGLRLLRYGSLRGTVLGLEVVLADGQVLDCLSTLRKDNTGYDLKQLFIGSEGTLGVITAVSILCPQKPKSVNVVFLGCETFDQLLKSFQLCKGMLGEILSAFEFLDSECMRLLNTHLKLANPISDCPFYIVIETSGSDSDHDSQKLHNFLEEAMTSLLVTDGTVATEESKIKSGSCVSGLLKAHQTPTVLQWVTCVFILTNSDTVVYSESLSRESKQPLKNVSKPLQYTTQNFK; this is encoded by the exons ATGAAGGGAAAATACAGACGCATGCGAAATGAACGCTTACG ttttTTTCTGTGGCTTCTATCCACACCTCCTCGTTCCGTCTTCTCAGTCATGTTAGGAGTTTTCCAGACGAGGCAAAAGCTGAGGACATCGCCGAGACTCCTGTCCAGAGCGGGACTCCCACCTGTTGACCTCCAGGTGCAGCTTCTTCTCAGGGGCCGCTGTCCACAAAGTGCGACCTTCTCCCGTGAGCTTCACCTCGGACCAGGTGGATCCGCGTCGTCACCGGCCGCTGCCCCACAGAGGCTGCCTTTCTCCAGGGTAACTGTGGAGGATTTGACCTTTTTCAGGAAGACACTGCCAGGCAGGGCCATCACTGACCCAGACCTGGTGCAGTCCAGTAATGAGGACTGGCTGAAGTCTGTGAGAG GATCAAGTGAAGTGTTGCTGAGACCTCAGACAACACAGGAAGTGTCACAAATTCTCAG TTACTGTCAAAGTCGCAACCTGGCAGTGAACCCTCAAGGAGGTAATACTGGTCTAGTCGGTGGCAGCGTGCCTGTGTATGACGAGATCATCCTCTCCACCTCTCTCATGAACAACATACTTTCCTTTGATAAAATCTCTG GTATTCTGACCTGTCAGGCAGGTTGTGTGTTGGAGAACTTGTCCCTCTACCTGGAGGAGAGAGACTACATCATGCCACTGGATCTTGGAGCAAAGGGCAGCTGCCAGATCGGGGGCAACGTGGCAACCAACGCAGGCGGCCTGCGGCTGCTCCGATACGGCTCCCTGCGCGGGACTGTGCTAGGCCTGGAAGTT GTGCTGGCAGATGGACAGGTGCTGGACTGTTTGTCCACGCTGCGGAAGGATAACACAGGATATGACCTCAAGCAGCTGTTCATTGGTTCAGAGGGCACTTTGGGCGTCATCACTGCGGTCTCCATCCTTTGCCCTCAAAAGCCAAAATCCGTTAATGTTGTTTTCCTGG GCTGTGAAACCTTTGACCAACTGCTGAAAAGCTTTCAGCTCTGCAAAGGCATGCTGGGAGAAATCCTGTCAGCCTTCGAGTTCCTGGATAGTGAGTGTATGAGGCTGCTGAACACACACCTGAAGCTGGCCAATCCTATCTCTG ATTGCCCCTTTTACATTGTCATCGAAACATCTGGATCTGACTCAGACCACGACTCACAGAAGCTCCACAACTTTTTAGAGGAAGCAATGACATCGTTATTAGTTACAGATGGTACTGTAGCAACCGAGGAATCAAAAATAAAG AGCGGTTCTTGTGTGTCTGGACTATTAAAAGCACATCAGACGCCTACAGTCCTGCAGTGGGTGACTTGTGTTTTCATTCTAACAAACTCAGACACTGTGGTCTATTCTGAGTCACTGAGTAGAGAGTCAAAGCAACCCctgaaaaatgtctcaaaacCACTGCAATACACCActcaaaactttaaatga
- the d2hgdh gene encoding D-2-hydroxyglutarate dehydrogenase, mitochondrial isoform X2, which produces MLGVFQTRQKLRTSPRLLSRAGLPPVDLQVQLLLRGRCPQSATFSRELHLGPGGSASSPAAAPQRLPFSRVTVEDLTFFRKTLPGRAITDPDLVQSSNEDWLKSVRGSSEVLLRPQTTQEVSQILSYCQSRNLAVNPQGGNTGLVGGSVPVYDEIILSTSLMNNILSFDKISGILTCQAGCVLENLSLYLEERDYIMPLDLGAKGSCQIGGNVATNAGGLRLLRYGSLRGTVLGLEVVLADGQVLDCLSTLRKDNTGYDLKQLFIGSEGTLGVITAVSILCPQKPKSVNVVFLGCETFDQLLKSFQLCKGMLGEILSAFEFLDSECMRLLNTHLKLANPISDCPFYIVIETSGSDSDHDSQKLHNFLEEAMTSLLVTDGTVATEESKIKMLWSMRERVTEALTHDGFTYKYDISLPVERIYQLVTDMRQHLGERARSVVGYGHVGDGNLHLNITSSAKDPALLASIEPFVYEWTAKFQGSISAEHGLGLKKRNYIYYSKSRPTVAVMGKMKMLLDPKGILNPYKTLPDDLK; this is translated from the exons ATGTTAGGAGTTTTCCAGACGAGGCAAAAGCTGAGGACATCGCCGAGACTCCTGTCCAGAGCGGGACTCCCACCTGTTGACCTCCAGGTGCAGCTTCTTCTCAGGGGCCGCTGTCCACAAAGTGCGACCTTCTCCCGTGAGCTTCACCTCGGACCAGGTGGATCCGCGTCGTCACCGGCCGCTGCCCCACAGAGGCTGCCTTTCTCCAGGGTAACTGTGGAGGATTTGACCTTTTTCAGGAAGACACTGCCAGGCAGGGCCATCACTGACCCAGACCTGGTGCAGTCCAGTAATGAGGACTGGCTGAAGTCTGTGAGAG GATCAAGTGAAGTGTTGCTGAGACCTCAGACAACACAGGAAGTGTCACAAATTCTCAG TTACTGTCAAAGTCGCAACCTGGCAGTGAACCCTCAAGGAGGTAATACTGGTCTAGTCGGTGGCAGCGTGCCTGTGTATGACGAGATCATCCTCTCCACCTCTCTCATGAACAACATACTTTCCTTTGATAAAATCTCTG GTATTCTGACCTGTCAGGCAGGTTGTGTGTTGGAGAACTTGTCCCTCTACCTGGAGGAGAGAGACTACATCATGCCACTGGATCTTGGAGCAAAGGGCAGCTGCCAGATCGGGGGCAACGTGGCAACCAACGCAGGCGGCCTGCGGCTGCTCCGATACGGCTCCCTGCGCGGGACTGTGCTAGGCCTGGAAGTT GTGCTGGCAGATGGACAGGTGCTGGACTGTTTGTCCACGCTGCGGAAGGATAACACAGGATATGACCTCAAGCAGCTGTTCATTGGTTCAGAGGGCACTTTGGGCGTCATCACTGCGGTCTCCATCCTTTGCCCTCAAAAGCCAAAATCCGTTAATGTTGTTTTCCTGG GCTGTGAAACCTTTGACCAACTGCTGAAAAGCTTTCAGCTCTGCAAAGGCATGCTGGGAGAAATCCTGTCAGCCTTCGAGTTCCTGGATAGTGAGTGTATGAGGCTGCTGAACACACACCTGAAGCTGGCCAATCCTATCTCTG ATTGCCCCTTTTACATTGTCATCGAAACATCTGGATCTGACTCAGACCACGACTCACAGAAGCTCCACAACTTTTTAGAGGAAGCAATGACATCGTTATTAGTTACAGATGGTACTGTAGCAACCGAGGAATCAAAAATAAAG ATGCTGTGGTCAATGCGTGAACGTGTCACCGAGGCGCTGACTCACGACGGCTTCACCTACAAGTACGACATCTCCCTTCCGGTGGAGCGGATCTACCAGCTGGTGACGGACATGAGGCAGCATTTGGGAGAGCGAGCCAGGAGCGTGGTGGGATACGGACACGTAG GTGACGGCAACCTCCACCTTAACATCACCTCTTCTGCAAAGGATCCCGCCCTGCTGGCGTCCATTGAGCCGTTCGTCTACGAATGGACGGCCAAATTTCAGGGCAGCATCAGCGCAGAACATGGACTGGGCCTTAAAAAGAGGAATTACATCTATTACAGTAAATCAAGGCCAACTGTGGCCGTCATGGGTAAAATGAAGATGTTGCTGGACCCCAAAGGTATCCTGAACCCGTATAAGACTTTACCAGATGATCTAAAGTGA